The proteins below come from a single Mercenaria mercenaria strain notata chromosome 3, MADL_Memer_1, whole genome shotgun sequence genomic window:
- the LOC123525222 gene encoding invertebrate-type lysozyme-like gives MFAAILLLSVGLVAASSLEKRATYATGLVSHACLDCICKLESGGCRPIGCNMDEGTLSCGYFQIKEPYWIDCGRPGSSWKACADDLQCASQCIQNYMKRYASHYHCPMTCEGYAREHNGGPQGCHHTDTLHYWHNVKRQPGCGSVH, from the exons ATGTTTGCCGCTATTTTGTTGCTGTCGGTGGGTCTTGTCGCTGCCTCATCGTTAGAGAAGAGGGCAACGTACGCCACTGGGCTAGTGTCACACGCCTGTCTGGATTGTATCTGTAAG CTGGAGTCTGGAGGATGTCGTCCTATAGGCTGTAACATGGATGAAGGAACGCTCTCGTGTggatattttcaaatcaaagaaccTTACTGGATTGACTGCGGACGACCGGGATCGA GTTGGAAAGCATGTGCAGACGACCTTCAATGCGCGTCACAATGTATTCAGAATTACATGAAACGCTATGCGTCCCACTACCACTGCCCAATGACATGCGAAGGATACGCAAGAGAGCATAACGGTGGCCCACAAGGGTGCCACCATACAGACACACTCCACTACTGGCATAACGTCAAACGTCAGCCTGGTTGTGGCAGTGTTCATTAG